The following proteins are encoded in a genomic region of Mycolicibacterium rutilum:
- a CDS encoding phytoene desaturase family protein, translating into MSTYDALVVGGGHNGLVAAGYLAKAGRRVLVLERLDHVGGAAVSAHAFDGVDARLSRYSYLVSLLPRRIVDDLGARVRLVRRRYSSYTPDPATDGRTGLLIGPSSTFGAIGAADDEAGFAEFYRRCGVVTQRLWPTLLAPLVTRTQARALAGDDAAWRLMVDEPIGHAITDAVTNDVVRGVMATDALIGTFARLEEPSLRQNVCFLYHLLGGGTGDWDVPVGGMGAVTGALAAAATGYGAEIVCNAEVYAVNPDGAVRYRKDGAEHTVHGDVVLANVTPSVLAELMGEPAPTATAGAQVKVNLMLRRLPRLRDDSVTAEQAFGGTFHINETYSQLDTAYMRADHGVVPDPLPCEIYCHSLNDPSILSDELRASGAQTLTVFGLHTPHGLVSTGDPDRMRDALTSAALSSLNSVLAEPIHDVLLEDASGRLCIETKTTADLEHLLGMTGGNIFHGALSWPFAEDDEPLDTPARRWGVATAHDRVLLCGSGSRRGGAVSGIGGHNAAMAVLGAE; encoded by the coding sequence CTGAGCACGTACGACGCCCTCGTCGTCGGCGGCGGGCACAACGGCCTGGTGGCAGCCGGCTATCTGGCCAAGGCGGGCCGCCGGGTCCTGGTGTTGGAGCGCCTCGACCACGTCGGCGGGGCGGCGGTGTCCGCGCACGCGTTCGACGGTGTCGACGCGCGGCTGTCGCGCTACTCCTACCTGGTCAGCCTGCTGCCGCGGCGCATCGTCGACGACCTCGGCGCCCGCGTCCGGCTGGTGCGCAGGCGCTACTCGTCCTACACCCCCGACCCGGCCACCGACGGCCGGACCGGCCTGCTGATCGGCCCGTCGTCGACGTTCGGTGCGATCGGCGCCGCCGACGACGAGGCCGGCTTCGCTGAGTTCTACCGCCGCTGCGGCGTCGTCACCCAGCGGCTGTGGCCGACGCTGCTGGCGCCCCTGGTCACCAGAACCCAGGCGCGCGCGCTAGCGGGTGACGACGCGGCCTGGCGGCTGATGGTCGACGAACCGATCGGCCACGCCATCACCGACGCCGTGACCAACGACGTGGTGCGCGGCGTGATGGCCACCGACGCGTTGATCGGGACGTTCGCCCGACTCGAGGAGCCGTCGCTGCGGCAGAACGTCTGCTTCCTGTATCACCTGCTCGGCGGCGGGACCGGCGACTGGGACGTGCCGGTCGGCGGCATGGGCGCGGTGACGGGTGCACTCGCCGCGGCCGCCACCGGATATGGCGCCGAGATCGTCTGCAACGCAGAGGTTTACGCGGTCAATCCGGACGGGGCGGTGCGTTACCGTAAGGACGGCGCCGAGCACACCGTGCACGGCGACGTCGTGCTGGCCAACGTGACGCCGAGCGTGCTGGCCGAACTGATGGGCGAACCCGCACCCACGGCGACCGCCGGCGCGCAGGTGAAGGTGAACCTGATGCTGCGCCGCCTGCCGCGGCTGCGCGACGACAGCGTCACCGCCGAGCAGGCGTTCGGCGGGACGTTCCACATCAACGAGACGTACAGCCAACTGGATACGGCCTACATGCGGGCGGACCACGGCGTGGTGCCCGACCCGTTGCCGTGCGAGATCTACTGCCACTCGCTCAACGACCCGTCGATCCTGTCCGACGAACTGCGTGCCTCCGGCGCTCAGACGCTGACGGTGTTCGGACTGCACACCCCGCATGGACTCGTGTCGACCGGGGACCCGGACCGGATGCGCGACGCGTTGACGTCGGCGGCCTTGAGCTCGCTGAATTCTGTTCTTGCCGAACCGATTCACGATGTGCTGTTGGAGGACGCGTCGGGCAGGCTGTGCATCGAGACGAAGACGACGGCCGATCTCGAGCACTTGCTGGGCATGACGGGCGGCAACATCTTCCACGGCGCGTTGTCGTGGCCGTTCGCCGAGGACGACGAACCGCTCGACACGCCGGCGCGCCGCTGGGGCGTGGCGACCGCCCACGACCGGGTTCTGTTGTGCGGCTCGGGGTCTCGCCGCGGTGGAGCGGTGTCGGGCATCGGTGGGCACAACGCCGCGATGGCGGTGCTGGGCGCCGAGTGA
- a CDS encoding citrate synthase: MADNAKSGEGQATLSYPGGTLDLDIVSASEGSDSIALGSLLAKSGYTTYDEGFVNTASTKSSITYIDGDAGILRYRGYPIEQLAEKSNFIEVSYLLIYGELPTKEQLEKFTTQIQRHTLLHEDLKRFFDGFPRNAHPMPVLSSAVNALSTYYEDSLDPFDDNQVELSTIRLLAKLPTIAAYAYKKSAGQPFLYPDNSLTLVENFLRMTFGFPAEPYEVDPEIVRALDMLFILHADHEQNCSTSTVRLVGSSQANLFTSISGGINALWGPLHGGANQAVLEMLEKIRQADFDVHEFIKKVKNREDGVKLMGFGHRVYKNYDPRARIVKEQADKILGKLGGDDEMLDIARTLEEAALTDDFFIERKLYPNVDFYTGVIYRAMGFPTRMFTVLFALGRLPGWIAHWREMHDEGGGKIGRPRQVYTGYTERDYVDSDKR, encoded by the coding sequence GTGGCCGATAACGCGAAGAGTGGGGAAGGGCAAGCCACCCTCTCGTACCCCGGTGGCACGCTCGACCTGGACATCGTCTCCGCCTCTGAAGGCTCCGACAGCATCGCGCTGGGCTCGCTGCTTGCCAAGTCCGGCTACACGACCTACGACGAGGGCTTCGTCAACACCGCGTCGACGAAGAGCTCGATCACCTACATCGACGGCGACGCCGGCATCCTGCGCTACCGCGGCTACCCGATCGAGCAGCTCGCCGAGAAGTCGAACTTCATCGAGGTGAGCTACCTGCTCATCTACGGTGAGCTGCCCACCAAGGAGCAGCTGGAGAAGTTCACCACCCAGATCCAGCGGCACACGCTGCTGCACGAGGACCTCAAGCGGTTCTTCGACGGCTTCCCGCGCAACGCGCACCCGATGCCGGTGCTGTCCAGCGCGGTCAACGCGCTGTCGACCTACTACGAGGATTCGCTGGATCCGTTCGACGACAACCAGGTCGAGCTCTCGACGATCCGCCTGTTGGCCAAGCTGCCGACCATCGCGGCCTACGCCTACAAGAAGTCGGCGGGCCAGCCGTTCCTGTACCCGGACAACTCGCTGACCCTCGTCGAGAACTTCCTGCGGATGACGTTCGGTTTCCCGGCCGAGCCCTACGAGGTCGACCCCGAGATCGTCCGCGCCCTCGACATGCTGTTCATCCTGCACGCCGACCACGAGCAGAACTGCTCGACGTCGACGGTGCGGCTGGTCGGCTCGTCGCAGGCCAACCTGTTCACGTCGATCTCCGGTGGCATCAACGCGCTGTGGGGCCCGCTGCACGGCGGCGCCAACCAGGCGGTGCTCGAGATGCTGGAGAAGATCCGGCAGGCCGACTTCGATGTGCACGAGTTCATCAAGAAGGTCAAGAACCGCGAAGACGGCGTCAAGCTCATGGGCTTCGGGCACCGGGTCTACAAGAACTACGACCCGCGCGCCCGCATCGTCAAGGAGCAGGCCGACAAGATCCTCGGCAAGCTCGGCGGCGACGACGAGATGCTGGACATCGCACGCACCCTCGAGGAAGCCGCGCTGACCGACGACTTCTTCATCGAGCGCAAGCTCTACCCGAACGTCGACTTCTACACCGGCGTGATCTACCGCGCGATGGGCTTCCCGACGCGGATGTTCACCGTGCTGTTCGCGCTGGGCCGGCTGCCCGGCTGGATCGCGCACTGGCGTGAGATGCACGACGAGGGCGGCGGCAAGATCGGCCGCCCGCGGCAGGTGTACACCGGCTACACCGAGCGCGACTACGTCGACTCCGACAAGCGCTAG
- a CDS encoding MarR family winged helix-turn-helix transcriptional regulator, with protein MSRNPLADDVWRTMAAFVIDNRDSWKRAAIEQAGLPFSRIRILRRLGRRPMTVKELAQAATIDAPAATVAVNDLESRGLVVRQVDPANRRCKVVSLTDAGRALVDTIDTVDDPAPDVLAALEADDLAALKRILTALCAK; from the coding sequence ATGTCACGTAACCCGTTGGCGGACGATGTCTGGCGGACGATGGCCGCCTTCGTGATCGACAACCGCGACAGCTGGAAGCGCGCGGCCATCGAACAGGCGGGACTGCCCTTCAGCCGGATCCGGATACTGCGCCGGCTGGGCCGCCGGCCGATGACGGTCAAGGAGCTGGCGCAGGCGGCGACCATCGACGCACCCGCCGCCACCGTCGCGGTCAACGACCTGGAGTCGCGCGGACTCGTTGTGCGGCAGGTGGATCCGGCTAATCGGCGGTGCAAGGTCGTATCGCTCACCGACGCCGGACGCGCCCTCGTCGACACGATCGACACGGTCGACGACCCCGCCCCCGACGTGCTGGCGGCGCTGGAGGCCGACGACCTCGCCGCGCTGAAGCGGATCCTGACCGCCCTCTGCGCGAAATAG
- a CDS encoding MFS transporter: protein MRKLFADTTPLQTPDFRRLWLAGIVTVIGANLTIFAVPVQLYALTQSSAYVGLSGLFALVPLVVFGLWGGAWADAMDRRVLLVITSVGLALASVLLWLQAALALNNVWVVLCLLAVQQGFYAVNSPTRSAAIPRMLPGEQLPAANSLNMTVMQFGAIVGPLLAGVMLRWVDLSTLYAIDAVTCLAAIWATVRLAPMRNGQGSAGFGFGAVLDGFRYLAGNQVVLMSFVVDLIAMIFGMPRALFPQMAHESFGGPIEGGTTMALLAAAMSVGAVAGGVFSGWLPRIRRRGLAVVVAIVVWGAAMIGFGVAGGMAGGHAGALLWIAFAFLAIGGAADMVSAAFRSTILQQAASDEVRGRLQGVFTVVVAGGPRLADAAHGGAAAMVGTTVAAAGGGALVVIVVVLAVLAAPAFIRYRVAEGDKV from the coding sequence GTGCGGAAGCTCTTCGCCGACACCACACCGCTGCAGACACCGGACTTCCGGCGGCTGTGGCTGGCCGGAATCGTCACGGTCATCGGCGCGAACCTGACGATCTTCGCGGTGCCCGTGCAGCTGTACGCGCTCACGCAGAGCTCCGCCTATGTCGGGCTCTCCGGCCTGTTCGCGCTGGTGCCGCTGGTGGTGTTCGGGCTGTGGGGCGGCGCCTGGGCCGACGCGATGGACCGCCGGGTGCTGCTGGTCATCACGTCGGTCGGACTGGCGCTGGCGTCGGTGCTGCTGTGGCTGCAGGCGGCGCTGGCGCTGAACAACGTGTGGGTGGTGCTGTGTCTGCTCGCGGTGCAGCAGGGTTTCTACGCGGTGAACTCGCCCACCCGCTCGGCGGCCATCCCGCGCATGCTGCCCGGCGAGCAGCTGCCCGCGGCCAACTCGCTGAACATGACGGTCATGCAGTTCGGCGCGATCGTCGGCCCGCTGCTGGCCGGCGTGATGCTGCGCTGGGTGGACCTGTCGACGCTGTACGCCATCGACGCGGTCACCTGCCTGGCGGCGATCTGGGCGACGGTCCGGCTCGCGCCGATGCGCAACGGGCAGGGTTCGGCGGGCTTCGGGTTCGGTGCCGTGCTCGACGGGTTCCGGTACCTGGCAGGCAATCAGGTCGTGCTGATGTCGTTCGTCGTCGACCTGATCGCGATGATCTTCGGGATGCCGCGGGCGCTGTTCCCGCAGATGGCGCACGAGTCGTTCGGCGGTCCGATCGAGGGCGGCACCACGATGGCGTTGCTGGCGGCGGCGATGTCGGTGGGTGCTGTGGCCGGCGGGGTGTTCTCCGGGTGGCTGCCGCGGATCAGGCGCCGGGGCCTGGCGGTGGTGGTCGCGATCGTGGTGTGGGGCGCGGCGATGATCGGCTTCGGTGTGGCCGGCGGGATGGCCGGTGGGCACGCGGGCGCGCTGCTGTGGATCGCGTTCGCGTTCCTGGCGATCGGCGGCGCCGCGGACATGGTCTCGGCGGCGTTCCGGTCGACGATCCTGCAGCAGGCCGCCTCCGACGAGGTGCGTGGCCGCCTGCAGGGCGTGTTCACCGTGGTCGTTGCCGGCGGCCCCCGCCTCGCCGACGCCGCGCACGGTGGGGCGGCGGCGATGGTCGGGACCACGGTGGCCGCGGCCGGTGGCGGCGCGCTGGTGGTGATCGTGGTCGTGTTGGCGGTGCTGGCCGCGCCCGCGTTCATTCGCTACCGGGTGGCCGAAGGCGACAAAGTCTGA
- a CDS encoding MFS transporter — MNETVVRSLSARRKAIILVSCCLSLLIVSMDATIVNVAIPNIRADLHASGSQLQWVIDIYTLVLASLLMLSGAAGDRFGRRGTFQLGLSVFAVASLLCSLAPNIETLIAARFLQAIGGSMMNPVAMSIITQVFTGRVERARAIGVWGGVVGISMAAGPIVGGALIEVLDWRAVFWINLPICVLAIVLTAIFVPESKSATMRNLDPVGQGLGVAFLFGIVFVLIEGPGLGWTDVRVVAIAVAAVLAFAGFLAYEARHTDPFIDLRFFRSIPFASATMIAVCAFASWGAFLFMMSLYLQDERGFSAMHTGLIYLPIAVGALIFSPLSGRMVGRFGARPSLVVAGTLITAATVMLASLSATTPVWQLLVVFAVFGIGFSMVNAPVTNAAVSGMPTDRAGAASAIASTSRQVGVSIGVALCGSVAGAALVAGADFADASRPLWWICAGLGVLIIVLAFYSTSGRALRSADRLAPLVAADVT, encoded by the coding sequence GTGAACGAAACCGTCGTCCGGTCTTTGAGCGCTCGGCGCAAGGCCATCATCCTGGTGTCCTGCTGCCTGAGCCTGCTGATCGTGTCGATGGACGCGACGATCGTCAACGTCGCGATCCCGAACATCCGCGCCGACCTGCACGCCTCCGGGTCTCAGCTGCAGTGGGTCATCGACATCTACACGCTGGTGCTGGCGTCGCTGCTGATGCTGTCGGGCGCCGCCGGCGACCGGTTCGGCCGCCGCGGGACCTTCCAGCTCGGGTTGTCGGTGTTCGCGGTGGCGTCCCTGCTGTGCAGCCTCGCGCCGAACATCGAAACCCTGATCGCCGCGCGGTTCCTGCAGGCGATCGGCGGGTCGATGATGAACCCGGTCGCGATGTCGATCATCACCCAGGTGTTCACCGGCCGCGTCGAACGCGCGCGGGCGATCGGTGTGTGGGGCGGCGTCGTGGGCATCTCGATGGCCGCGGGGCCGATCGTGGGCGGGGCGTTGATCGAGGTGCTCGACTGGCGGGCGGTGTTCTGGATCAACCTGCCGATCTGCGTGCTGGCGATCGTGCTGACCGCGATCTTCGTCCCGGAGTCGAAGTCGGCCACGATGCGCAACCTCGACCCCGTCGGACAGGGCCTGGGCGTGGCGTTCCTGTTCGGGATCGTGTTCGTGCTCATCGAAGGCCCCGGCCTCGGCTGGACCGACGTCCGCGTCGTCGCGATCGCGGTCGCGGCGGTGCTCGCGTTCGCCGGGTTCCTGGCCTACGAGGCCCGGCACACCGACCCGTTCATCGACCTGAGGTTCTTCCGGAGCATTCCGTTCGCGTCGGCGACGATGATCGCGGTGTGCGCGTTCGCGTCGTGGGGCGCGTTCCTGTTCATGATGTCGCTGTACCTGCAGGACGAACGCGGCTTCTCCGCGATGCACACGGGCCTGATCTATCTGCCGATCGCGGTTGGCGCACTGATCTTTTCGCCGCTGTCGGGCCGGATGGTCGGCCGGTTCGGTGCGCGGCCGTCGCTGGTGGTCGCGGGGACGCTGATCACGGCGGCGACGGTGATGCTGGCGTCGCTGTCGGCGACGACGCCGGTGTGGCAACTGCTCGTGGTGTTCGCCGTCTTCGGTATCGGGTTCTCGATGGTCAACGCGCCGGTGACCAACGCCGCGGTCAGCGGAATGCCGACCGACCGCGCCGGCGCCGCATCGGCGATCGCCTCGACCAGTCGGCAGGTCGGCGTGAGCATCGGTGTGGCGCTGTGCGGTTCGGTCGCGGGAGCCGCGTTGGTGGCGGGTGCGGACTTCGCCGATGCCAGCCGTCCGCTGTGGTGGATCTGCGCGGGTCTCGGGGTGTTGATCATCGTGCTGGCTTTCTACTCGACGTCGGGCCGGGCGCTGCGCTCCGCGGACCGGCTCGCACCGCTGGTGGCCGCCGATGTCACGTAA
- a CDS encoding TetR/AcrR family transcriptional regulator, with product MVDVRGAPSLGLRERKKQRTRATLIDAAVELCNRQGFDNTTVEQIAAIADVSPRTFSRYFPTKESIALALVDEILDRAAAELVRQPIELNAIEAVVRSFLAMAETAKRAPAGELTADRVLCIVKILLSSPTLRQVSVEYRADAIDREMSRRMGVGLDDRRLQLASAMWSALIMTSLSDAASVIDDWSAASIDDFAARLQITFADFTALTADLRQVV from the coding sequence GTGGTTGATGTACGGGGGGCGCCGAGTCTCGGTCTCCGCGAGCGCAAGAAGCAACGTACGCGGGCCACCCTGATCGACGCGGCCGTCGAGCTGTGCAACCGGCAGGGTTTCGACAACACCACCGTCGAGCAGATCGCCGCGATCGCCGACGTCTCGCCGCGCACCTTCAGCCGGTACTTCCCGACCAAGGAGTCCATCGCGCTGGCGCTGGTCGACGAGATCCTCGATCGTGCCGCCGCCGAACTGGTGCGTCAGCCAATCGAACTCAACGCCATCGAAGCCGTGGTCCGTTCGTTCCTGGCGATGGCCGAGACCGCCAAGCGCGCCCCGGCAGGTGAGCTCACCGCCGACCGGGTGCTGTGCATCGTCAAGATCCTGCTGTCGTCGCCGACGCTGCGGCAGGTCTCGGTGGAGTACCGCGCCGACGCCATCGACCGGGAGATGAGCCGACGCATGGGGGTGGGCCTCGACGACCGGCGGCTGCAACTGGCCTCCGCGATGTGGAGCGCGCTGATCATGACGTCGTTGAGCGACGCCGCCAGCGTCATCGACGACTGGTCGGCCGCCTCGATCGACGACTTCGCCGCCCGGCTGCAGATCACGTTCGCCGACTTCACCGCCCTGACAGCGGACCTGCGGCAGGTCGTGTGA
- a CDS encoding DUF2630 family protein, whose protein sequence is MAEDQDILDQVNRLVAEEQELRGKLQNREIDESEEHQRLRAVEVQLDQCWDLLRQRRALRETGGNPQDAEVRPPDEVEGYLN, encoded by the coding sequence GTGGCTGAAGACCAAGACATCCTCGATCAAGTCAACCGGCTCGTCGCCGAAGAGCAGGAACTGCGCGGCAAGCTGCAGAACCGCGAGATCGACGAGTCCGAGGAGCATCAGCGGCTGCGGGCCGTCGAGGTGCAACTCGACCAGTGCTGGGACCTGCTGCGGCAGCGCCGCGCGCTGCGCGAGACCGGCGGCAATCCGCAGGACGCGGAGGTGCGACCGCCCGACGAGGTCGAGGGCTACCTGAACTGA